The following are from one region of the Bradyrhizobium septentrionale genome:
- a CDS encoding DUF1127 domain-containing protein codes for MPPQQTNLTPETGRDAAGLRLDPAIALVKDTTGDALAEACPDASIAALRDAFSEKEAAGPPVASTRSLLGLLQGYWRALRNWRQRARSRVSLHDLSDRELMDIGLTQGEIDCLVAGRAIERLREGTTYLWLSRGVM; via the coding sequence ATGCCACCCCAACAGACGAACCTCACCCCCGAGACCGGGCGCGATGCCGCAGGGCTGCGCCTCGACCCCGCCATCGCTCTGGTGAAAGACACCACCGGCGATGCCTTGGCCGAGGCGTGCCCCGATGCCTCCATCGCAGCGCTAAGAGACGCTTTCTCGGAAAAGGAAGCGGCTGGACCACCAGTCGCATCGACGCGGAGCCTCCTGGGTTTGCTCCAGGGATATTGGCGTGCGTTGCGAAATTGGCGCCAACGCGCAAGGTCGCGAGTCAGTTTGCACGACCTCAGCGACAGGGAGCTGATGGATATCGGCCTGACACAAGGTGAGATCGACTGCCTCGTCGCCGGCCGAGCCATTGAAAGGCTCAGAGAAGGCACGACGTATCTTTGGCTGTCTCGTGGTGTGATGTAA